One Dunckerocampus dactyliophorus isolate RoL2022-P2 chromosome 6, RoL_Ddac_1.1, whole genome shotgun sequence genomic window, ACACCAGGATTCCCCCGTGGTACACGActcatcataaaaaaacaattgtacACTGAAAAGTGTCGTCGAACAAGAAAACTCAAGCTGAACTTTGAGACAATTGCACAACCTTGCAGGTCATATTGCATTTGAAATATTGCAAGGTACATTTTTCTACTAAGGAATATTAaggcacacagaaaaaaaaagtcattgaaTTACACCAGAAAAAAGCTATTATGAGGGGAAATCTATTGAATGAGAATAAGTTATCTGAAGTTATAATTTtagaataatgtaattttagtagaataaaggtGTActttataacaaaaaataacactattacaataaagtcgtaTCCCtggaaaattatgtcatttccgTACGTTTGTAATTTTAGGATAAAATCTTAATTTACGAGACCAAAGTCATATTGTGATGTGAACAAACTCATGCTTTACAAGAACCAGGTCAAAgtattacaataaagttcatagaaatatgaaatattaaataggagtataaagttgtacattATATGAAATcctaacattatgagaataaaattgtaaattgatGAAAATCACGGTGGTATtactagaagaaagttgtaattttctaaaatagtcatcatttatagaaataaattagtacatttacgagaattaagAATTAAGTCATACTTTACTAAAagagttacaagaataaagtcatatattacGGAAATAGCCATAaccttataaaaataaaattcataaatttaagagaataaggTTGTACGTTACAAatatagttgtaattttatgggaataaatttaaAAGATGGCGAGAATAAAGTTCCGATACTAACCGATGAATGTCgtaagtttacaaaaataaatttctAATTTTAAAGAGAGCTAAGCCggatttacaagaataaagttgtgacaCTACAACTTTACAGTCACAATGAGAACAATATCATTCTATTAGAAAAATGATTTTACTTATTTATCCAGTCTAAATtttatgcatccatccatccattttttatgccgctaacatgcatgtttctggcatgtgggaggaaaccggagtacccggagaaaacccacgcacgcacgggaagaacatgcaaactccacacagaaatgcccaagcggagaatcccgatctcttgactgtgtaacctacatgctaaccactcggtcacTGTTGAATTTTATGCAAATAAGGTCCAAATTACTCTAGAACTGCTTTTTTGATATTACTAGAAAAAGTTGTGACATGacaagaatcaagtcataaCTTGAAGTGAGAATAAAGGCGTACTATATTTTCAAGACTGCGTACTAACATTTGTGTTTCATGCTGATAAAtaactactgtatgttgctttttttgcttGAGTTTGTTCCATCATCAACTAGAAaaaattactttaatatttaaagttttttCTAAAACAAAATACAACGTTAGTTTCCTACAATTATGCCTTTTGAAGTAGATTCAACTTTGAAAatactgatttttttccctcaagcTTTACTCACCGAGCATGACGACTTTCTTATAACTCACTTTCCGCAATTTTACAAGTTTTTCCTTTCAGTGTGGCAGTAATACACACGTGTCGTCCATCACACGTTTCAATTTAGACAAGCATTTTCAATGTCTGTGCAACAATCCCACAACCCAAATACAAGTACACACAttctgaaataaatacattttcttcctgACTTTGCAGTCATACAAAATTCAAGTGCATTTAACAAAGAAGAAAGACGTGCATCATGGATCGACAAGAAGCTAGAAAAAATAAGTTTCAAGTATGTTAAGAatcaagaatttttttttatggcgGATATGTATCATTCTGACCTAATGTTTATTAGCTAGGTTAAGCTGGTGGCTAAAAACtataagatataaataaatattttggcTGTCCAATGAAAGCATGTATCCCCACACTGTGTTTTCTTATTGATTGATGTTGAAAATGCCGAGATATTAGCTTTTTGCTGGATTGCAACAATGTCTGAAAGAATCTTCTGGAAGAATCAGAGCCAATGATTTAGCGGCCTCACCACTTCCACGTAGAGGGCAATCATGTGGCCGCCATGACACCGTGCACACGGAAGCGGTAGATGCACGTATACTCCACATGACCCCAGTTACTGAGGACGCGCAGCTCCACAGCTCGATAGACCACATTACTGGGGTCCTGCAAGAGCAGAGAGGTCTTGTAAGGGACCGCATGTCTGAATGAGACATTTGGTGGCATCACTTTAAACTCACGGTCAGCTCAAAGGTCTGTGTGGGCTCGCCTTCCTTGTTGTACGTGAACGTTCCCAGCAGCGTTCCTTCTTCTGCCTCATCCTTCATCCCCTGGGTCACAAGTGTACATTGATCACATCAATTTCAACTTCATACAGTCCTGTACATTAAACACTGAAGTGCAGTACATGCGCTTTACccagaaaaataacatgagaagtTGAGCTACATCCCGAGGGCATGAATAAGatactggcatggaaacaggagaaCATCTGGACAGACTGCATCCCGTTGAAAATctttcaaatcttttttttaatccaaaataCCTGTatataaaaagtataaaatatttaaattgatcagaaataaatacagtatattggttaTTAAATAATCAGTCAATAGTGTCACtgtgtttttatattattatatttcataACTTTATaatttccattcatccatcttctatgccgcttactcACTAgggtcctcactagggtcacgggtatgctggagcctatcccagctgaattcgggtgagaggcggggtacactctggactgttcaccagccaattgcagggcacatatagacaaacaaccattcacactcacattcatacctatggacaatttagagtcgcatgcatgcatgtttttggaatgtgggaggaaaccggtgtacccggagaaaacccacacacacacggggagaacatgcaaacacagaaatgtccaacggagattcaaacccagatcttcccgatctcctgactgtgtggccaacatgctaaccactaggccaccgtgcggcccaatgatttaatttattcattaaaatttaatttaataattattttacattttaattacttaatattgaaatttgtactgtatttaataataataattggaaTCATTTTATTAAACTacatttacagctgttttttaaatgtaactcaTATGTTTTTTTGGCCACTGGTTGACTGacggtaggcctgtcacgataattgataagtcaattaataataataataataaaaaaaaaaggttcatcattttgccggtctcgataaattgacatgtccaTGTATGCGTGTTTCCTCGGctcttcctcttctctctctaccaaacaggctggatgacaagagggttcacgcatctgtctgtgcgcaacAGAGAGAGCAAACCCTCCTCTCACATTCAGCCTGGAGGCGGGgatactagtgagtggatacccAGAGTGCTCgcagcaagttagcctcgtgagcgagcatacgctaacatgaataaTTACTAATTTACGAGAAAGAAGGGTAAtacgaccaacttgtatgcacaatgggaaaaacctaaaaaaacactCAAGGTGCAGTGGAGCCTTCACCCGACAGTCAATGCTGTATACTGAGGCGATTGGTCGgcaaagaaaatacaaacaaaagacTGCCAAATGGTGCACACTCATAGTGTTGTTCACTATATGTTAAGgcttcctgttaaggaatacccaatgttcattatttattcaagtgcagttttgtttacagagacttgtatttattgttgttggAGTGAGggtcaaattttttttattgtttttggttatgattctGAGTTTTGTTTAAGTGCAAATTTTGGTAAAAGAGACTgacagtccattttattttcattgtgtttttttgtttgttaactttattatgtttaaattattttatttaaaagctcttgacattccaattataatgttaaatacaattgagaaattaaagtttattgcttttgatacaatgtacttgcattatgccctttaaataatgacaaaattgtcaataatattaattattgaGAATAATTTTTAGGACAATTATAGTCCAGCAAAGTTTGTTAACGAGACAAGCCTACATGGCGGCTGTGGTTTTCTGAGTAAGAGCAATGCAAATTATGACATGATCGGGTGTTTGCGGattgttttaaaatgtcttgCGTAAACAGGCTCAAAATGTGAttattgcattttcaaaaaatgcctccccattttttgttatttgttaagACTTATGCAGACATTAATGAGCCACACTGCCATCTGGTTGTAGTGAGTGGTGCTAGTGTGTTAGCGCCTTTGAGCAACATTCGTTATTATTTGCCATAGAAATGAATATATTTCTGACCTCACCCATCAGAAGCTGTTAATTTTGCACTTTATCATATTTGGTATACTTTTATGCAGGCACAAAGTAAGCCCCCCACAAAATACAGTTCAGGGCTGCCTTATTGCTCACCACAAACTGTTTAGTCTCACTGTAGGAACTAAAagtcaatttattttttaaacataactCAAGTTCACTTTGCgggtttatttttcttattttctctcaagCTACGCCACCTAGCGCCAGCGATCACTTACATAGACAGCAAAATCCTTGGGGGCGGAGTCAATGCGGCCATTGGGGGTGTTATAGTGCGGCACGTGGTCCAGTGTCACATGCGTTATCCTTATGGGGTGAGACAGGGCAATGACCAGAGTCCCCTGGACACCATGGAATGCCCAACATTTGCCTGGAAGCATCACCGGGTAGCCCTGAGGGAGTTAACAAGATTATTGGAGCAGGAgagaaaatagagaaaaaaacagaggaGGGAAAGCAGAGCACCTGAATGACAGTGCGTGGGCTCTCGGTGGGATACCACAAGGGGAATCCAAACAAGGTGACGCATGCTGAGCGGGTACGATAAGTGTCAGAACAGCGGGTGCTGATCACGCTGGCACCTGCACATTACAACACAGACCATAAATACGGGAGCTCCATAAAAGGCAAAAGGCACATGAACGTTTATTACCTTGAGTCTCCAAGGCGAAGTCAGCCATCTTGTTAGCAATGGGCTGCAAGTCTGAGGTTCCCTTGTCCTGTGGTCTCATTGCATCCTGAGCCTGTGTGACAGCGACACACGTCATTCTGGGAATTTGGACCAAACAAACCacctttccaaaatatcaagtTGAATGActtggctttttctttgttttttttgtggtaaagaacaaaaaacaacacacaaaaccGCCGTCATGGACAACACTGCAAGACTTCGGTGTATCGTCGGGTATCTCAGTTGAAAGATCATTATAGAATAATATCTATGTAAACTTTGCTTATTTCAAATGAAGCTGTCAGTCTAAACGAGGGGTGTTGAGAGAATCAAGTAGTTGTACTTGCATTGATTGCAGTGTCACCATACTTTGTCAATTCTTATAATCAAAGTTATGctacctttaaaaaaattaagtgccttgtttatttctaCAGTTTTGTGACACtctgtaggcctgtcacaataatccataaatctattaatcaaacaataaaaaaacccggaagtcgataattttgctaGCCTAGATAAATTGACaagtgcatgtatgcgtgttagggttgggcatcaagtCTCGAGCATCAAAGAAAACCGGAACTAACATTGTGACTCTCCTGGGATCATTAAGGGTTTTTATATCAATTCCTAAATTCGATGCTTACGTCACAAATAGCCGCGAACACCAAGAAGATGCCGGCACGCACTGATGAAGAAACGCGCCAGCTAATTCCAATTCCAATTCCAAttccaatgttaaatactctagAGAAatttttgatacgatgtactgtCATTATTGTGTCAtataattatgaaaaaatgttctaaaaaatgtcaataatatcgattatcgacaataatttgtaggacagcaaaatttgttatcatgacaggcctaacaATGTATAATTTAAAGATACATATAAGATTAAACTTTACTTTATGCCTCATCATTAAAGAGTGTTTTACTGTTcacatctttttacacttgcctGGTAATTAAGAATATGTAGGACAGGGACCGTTTTGGGATTTAAGGGTAAACGTCTCTTGAAAGGGCATGTTGTCAATCAAATTTATAGTAGTGTttgaagttgatagtaataaacTAATGAAAGCATGCATTGGGTGCATCATCAACGTGACATCATCCCTCCACATGACATCTTCATCAGTATATTGAAGACTATTGAGTGTTttaactttttgcatttttatctttttacacttgtgtgacagcatTTTTAAGGGGTTAAGAATGTGTGAGGAAACACAGCTCGCCACATTACaacataccgtaatttccagtgtctaagtcgctacttttttttaaaccctgctTTGACCACGCTTGGAACGCGGCGACTTAGTGATGAGGCTAATTTATGGTCACATCTCGTATGCTTCAGAATAGCCATTTTGCACACACcctcatcatggaaaacacacaaagaaatgctAATGATaaagctttcaagttaaaggccaTCGATCTAGCAAATTTTTAGTCTGCCAGTGGATCCTAGCAACAAGGGGTAGTGTCAAAAAGTCTACTATCACCACTAGGTTTCAAAAGGCTGGAGTACTGCATAATGAAGAGGACAGCACAACtgaagggctaatttgccttgaCACAAAAGTGACTCTGagtgacaacaaaagagagacgAGAACATAAtgaagtgtgtgacaaaggaattgtGAGGCTTTGAAATTCCGACAAGGAAGATaaagacagcgatgaatgacttttctagTAGGCAACTGTGTTACATGCACTGATTGGAATAATTTTCCAAAGCAAAAAAAGTCTTTCTgtggaacatccatccatcttctatgtcgcttctcctcattagggtcgcgggggtatgctgcagcctatcccagctgatttcggccGACAGTAGGGGtacagccaattgcagggcacatacagtatagacaaacaaccattcacactcacattcatacctatggacaatttagagtcaacaattaacctaacatgcgggAATGTGGGACGCATGGGGAGGACATGCaaaaatgcccaatggagattcaaacccaggtcttcccaatctcctgactgtgactgtgtagccaacatgctaaccactagaccaccgtgcggccctccgTGGAACATCTGTGTACTAAATAGCCCAcgtatcccatgttacgacatgGACACTTgcagcttatattcaggtgcatccatccatcttcttttgcttatccaaggtcgagGTGTCACTTCTTATCCAAGTTAAGCTCAAGTGCTTGATTGTGTCAACGTTTTACCATTAGGCACGTTTAACTCTTTTTGCTCttggatgttatttttttaagtgctatATTATTTCCTAttcaaaattgtttttaaatacaagCAAATCAGTCAACCAGAATGTCATAACAGATTATGTTTGCTCAAAGAGCAGAAGTGCGCAAAATGCGATCCAgagggccatttttggcccataGCATGTTTTTTTAGTCATCAACGGCATATTCGAAAacaaaaattcattaattattaatgagatattattacatattacacttgtttttaatgtacaaaatgtatcaaagtggccacttcatgcatattttttctgtGTGCAGCCCTCgtttgaaaaagtttggacaccctgctgTAGAGGCTCCATTGTAATTCTCTCATTTTACCTGGATGTGGTCAGTGAGCCACTTCTCCATGGCCTGCTGGAGCTCTGGCGTGAGATGTTTGTGGGCAGATGTGGTGGCGCTGATGTCAGGACAAGGCACCTGAGGAGGCAGCAGCTGGATAGACGACACCTCCTGTGACAACTAAAAGTAGCAGGATGTTGAGTTAAATCCACAAGAAGAAGCAACCATCACATTGTTAACGGGTAACAGCATTATTACCTCAGCATTTCGGGTCTCTAAATCTTGGATTCGGGTGCTGAGAGTGGAGAGGAACCTGTGGAAATCCTGCTCCTTGTCATCTATCCGCTTGCCCAGTGCAGCAACTTCCCGGTCCAAATGCTGCCCACTGTCAAACTTCACTGTCTTGAGCTCATCCCTCATACTCTGCATGTCCACCTCAAATTGCGCCTTGATCTGAAACAAATGCATAAAATTGGCACCTATGAAGATGTGCAATGTGCTCCACGTTTCATTCAGCTCCTCTCTTAAGCTTTTTACCTGGTAGAAGAGCTCCTGCTTCGACTGCAGCTTCTCCTGCAAGGACACAAATGTTCAGTCATACGCATCAATGCTAGAATGTCAACCTGTTTCTTACCAACAGGAGCTGCATCTTTGCTTCTACATCAGAAGGGACTGAGGCACAGGCAGGATCCTACATGGAGAAATGAGACCCAAAATCTGTTTGAATGGAATTGACCATAAGTGGtgatttcattaggtacacatgcataGTAAATTTAGATCATTGTTTCTAGTGTATTTTTAAGGcattttaacaattttaaaaatatactatTTAGGGTTGCgctgatcgatcggccacccaTCAGTATCAGACgttttccgtgaaaaagcacagaatgggcatatgccgatacttgctttataacgcCGATCACATCCTCccatcagctccgcccccattgcagcattcAGCCTATAGtgaccgtctcccgcccactttcccttcacaaaaccaaaacatgGACTTACCTGTCGCTTTGAGAGTGAtacaagttttgcaccctgctaaacatgccacaaaaaatgtctCGGCAGGATGGTGCATTAAAAAACTTGAGTTTGATGTGGCATTTGGGGGCGGGCACTTgacagggtgtggtgagttgtCGAGGCTTGcaatgtgatcatcggtcgggtGGTGGCTAATGTTGCGCCCGTGTGTGCATGGCAGTCAAAGGTCTAAGGcagatagcccgaaaagtggttggatttgtCGGATTGCCCGGGGGTCTTGCTGGAGCACCATCAAGCTGATCTTGTATCCAAATTCTCTTTcaaggcgcctgatcctctaagttggccattttcattttgtaagtAAGTagctttcacaagaaaaaacattgatgagccctgatatagccaacagtaaataaaataatttacacTAAATCTATGTGATCGCCATCGGTATCGCCCAGTTTCACTCATAGATGATCGGTAATTTCTAAAAAATGGTATaaaaaattttgaaatattttaaaaattaatgttgaaatatatttttttatttcaacaaaaagTTACTTGGCAAAAATGATCTTTTTGAATAAAGCGACATCAAATGTTCTGAAGTTATAGTTTTAACCAAATTCAAATTAATTTCAACAATTCACTTGTACTTGATGAGAGTATAAATATTTTAACTAGAGCTACATAAGAGTAGTATTAAAAACACTTCAATATGATGCATTATTAAAGACAAGCTCTTGTATTTGATTTAAATAAACTGCAGGCATACCTGCAGTTTATTGTGTTCAGTGCCCATTAAGCATTTGCAGTGTGTTGTGTACTTGTGGAAAAGCATATCTTAATACACAGACAATGTGCACAGTGAGCCATACCGTTGCTGAAGTGGGCAGCATGGTGTTTGATTGAGGAGGAAGAATGGGGGGTGGAACAGTTTGATGCATGGTAGTCTGTGACGGGAACTTTGTGATGAACATGAAAGAAGTGAGAGGGGGCAACAATGGAGGAAGGAACCACACACCTGAAGGAGAGCATGAGGAGAACACTCCTGTGTGAATCCAATTTGATTTtactgtttgttgttttgactCAGTGAAAACAAGATGATCTGATAAGGGGTATTTAAAAGAGTGATACTTACAGGCAAGAACAGCAACAAGGAGGATGAGAGCAATGCAAATTTTCTTTGTTTGGTTGCTGAGTAAGCATTTGCTGGCTGCAGGACAAAGACAGGTTGGATAAATGTAGTTTATATACGCAAAAAGCACAGATACGCATTCCCTTAAaatcattttgtattttattactttACCTTAGTGTTTGGAATTATCTTCTAAGATTTAAGACACTTAGGTTACCAATAACGGCACTGCATGGACTAAAGTCTTGAGGCACACCACATAATTAATTACTCATGTGTTTAGCTAAACCCCTAAATTGCCTCTCAATCTTCTAGGccgcgttcacacttgtcatgtttggctCGGTTGAAAGGAACTTGCAAACTCTGTGCGTTTGCTCTGCTGGTACAgtttgtttggtcaagtgtgaacgcgaTCATCCGAACCTTTGCTGTGAAGCAAACAAGTGGAATGACACTgcttgagagatgggtctcTGTCCGCTTGTAAGTAAACTCCACTTACAAGAAACAGTGGTCACAGGCAGAACCATAAGAGTGAACACAGCCTTAATTGTTAATCTTACCAAGACAGTTTGGACAATTTTCCCAAACAAACATATGTACCTAAATCTGTCAGATGCATTATCCTTGTGGTCATCGCTGATAGTGATTctgcaacaaaaacacaaaaacaaacaaaaatgcgtTACTCTACAGTTTAGACAATGCACAGCACACAGATACTGTACACATATTAACTAACATGCGCTCACCCTTAAAACCACAGAGGGCACTGTTGAATCGATGTCTGTATGCTACACCGACAGACCCACTGTTACTTCTGACTTTGCTGCTGTTGGTAGCAGTTGTGGTGGTGGTCCAAGTCCTGGTTGTGGTAGCTGGGGGTTTAAGGTTGGCGCCCTCAGAGGAGGAGTAGCCCGAGCTGTCTATGCAGCTCTTATTCTGGTCAGGTCGCAGATATAGTACCGCCTGGTTGGAGCCACGGAACCTCTCTGGATGCGGCAGTGGGGAGTGGGTGGGAGTCTGATGTGTGGGCGATGATGCAGAGGTCAGGGAGGTCCGAGTTGTGGGCCTGGGAGTGGTGTAGGACACAGTCCTCATTGTAAGGTCAGTCTGGGTGCTCAGAGAAGGTCTCCTGGCtttgagaaaaacattttaataggGGGTGAATAtcaacatttatatttttaacaccAGGAACTCTAAGGTCAAACAttttcatagaaaataatggaatTTGCATTGATCTGGTCCAAAGTCAAACTGTCGGAGCCACAAACTGAAAGGCCAGGTCACTTCATTTCTAGTTTTGTTGGCGGGACAAACAGCTAAAGTTGATTACATGATTTCAGAAAGACTACACGCAGATTACTTCCAGTGTACATTCCATCCTTATTGGTCGCTGCAGCTTGGACTGAAAAAGCCACACTAGCATGTCCGTCAATACACAGTTATTGCTATTTAAGGTTCTATGAAAATCCCATTTTGTTCTGCCATTGGTGGTATTGTTCTGTGGAGGCATCATAAAATGAAAAGAACAaaacagccaaagaaaaagcaaaacatatcaTCTAAAGTACCTAAATGTATTAGCTAAATGCTACTGACGCATTCAAGGGACGAGTGCCGCATTCACCTGTGGCAACAGGCGACTCAAGGTTCGTGGCGCTAGCATTGCTGTTGGCTCGAGTGGAAGTGCGGGAGGCGGCCTTGCGGGTGCCCGCCTTTTTCTTGAAAACcctaaaggaaaacaaaaaaaatcaccaataaaataaaaaacatgagGTAGAAGTACTGTTCAGGGTTTCCCATACATCGCGGCCCACCACTTTTACATGTGGCCCGCCACAGAAATATTTAAGGCTCTTatttaaaaatagatatttgCTGTTATCTGATCACCCCAGCATTATAATGAGGTGAATGAACAACTGGTTGTCTACTCTctccagtagatggcattgtaactaTGCATACATGTCAGTAACAGATCTTCTATAAGGCACGCTTCCATTTGCTATTTGTCTTACTCATAGTGTCAACCAAAAAATCAACAGCACAACACTTTAATAGGTAAGTTTATATGCACGTTAACATTAAACTACCATTCTAagagctcaaatgtgaatgtttttaaTCACGCGTGCGCCTTGTAAGATGCAAAGAATTCCAAAAACTGTGAGCAAAGCATACTGGGTACTCTAGCG contains:
- the sun2 gene encoding SUN domain-containing protein 2 gives rise to the protein MSRRSCRLVSTGYYNSDDESDSSSVTNISYRENPVKVFKKKAGTRKAASRTSTRANSNASATNLESPVATARRPSLSTQTDLTMRTVSYTTPRPTTRTSLTSASSPTHQTPTHSPLPHPERFRGSNQAVLYLRPDQNKSCIDSSGYSSSEGANLKPPATTTRTWTTTTTATNSSKVRSNSGSVGVAYRHRFNSALCGFKESLSAMTTRIMHLTDLASKCLLSNQTKKICIALILLVAVLACVWFLPPLLPPLTSFMFITKFPSQTTMHQTVPPPILPPQSNTMLPTSATDPACASVPSDVEAKMQLLLEKLQSKQELFYQIKAQFEVDMQSMRDELKTVKFDSGQHLDREVAALGKRIDDKEQDFHRFLSTLSTRIQDLETRNAELSQEVSSIQLLPPQVPCPDISATTSAHKHLTPELQQAMEKWLTDHIQAQDAMRPQDKGTSDLQPIANKMADFALETQGASVISTRCSDTYRTRSACVTLFGFPLWYPTESPRTVIQGYPVMLPGKCWAFHGVQGTLVIALSHPIRITHVTLDHVPHYNTPNGRIDSAPKDFAVYGMKDEAEEGTLLGTFTYNKEGEPTQTFELTDPSNVVYRAVELRVLSNWGHVEYTCIYRFRVHGVMAAT